Proteins found in one Pongo pygmaeus isolate AG05252 chromosome 8, NHGRI_mPonPyg2-v2.0_pri, whole genome shotgun sequence genomic segment:
- the TMEM273 gene encoding transmembrane protein 273 isoform X3, which translates to MNSGVSMLRILFLLDVGGAQVLATGKPPGAEIDFKYALIGTAVGVAISAGFLALKICMIRRHLFEEDSSDLKSTPGGLSGKTTTSPKGRSPYVEGRSTEGDRILDP; encoded by the exons ATGAACTCGGGGGTCAGCATGCTGAggatcctcttcctcctgg ATGTAGGAGGAGCTCAAGTGCTGGCAACAGGCAAGCCCCCTGGGGCTGAAATTG ATTTCAAGTACGCCCTCATCGGGACTGCTGTGGGTGTTGCCATATCTGCTGGCTTCCTGGCCCTGAAGATCTGCATGATTAGGAGGCACTTATTTGAAGAAGACTCTTCCGACCTGAAAAGCACGCCTGGGGGCCTCAGTG gCAAAACCACAACTTCTCCAAAAG GACGAAGCCCGTATGTGGAGGGCCGGTCTACAGAAGGGGACAGAATCTTGGACCCCTGA
- the TMEM273 gene encoding transmembrane protein 273 isoform X2: MNSGVSMLRILFLLDVGGAQVLATGKPPGAEIDFKYALIGTAVGVAISAGFLALKICMIRRHLFEEDSSDLKSTPGGLSDTILLKKRAPRACVLRDGPALGPLHLLFSVIGMLFARKLQASPLFSFKSLLQCHHCIIGGLFKAKPQLLQKRCTGD, translated from the exons ATGAACTCGGGGGTCAGCATGCTGAggatcctcttcctcctgg ATGTAGGAGGAGCTCAAGTGCTGGCAACAGGCAAGCCCCCTGGGGCTGAAATTG ATTTCAAGTACGCCCTCATCGGGACTGCTGTGGGTGTTGCCATATCTGCTGGCTTCCTGGCCCTGAAGATCTGCATGATTAGGAGGCACTTATTTGAAGAAGACTCTTCCGACCTGAAAAGCACGCCTGGGGGCCTCAGTG ACACCATCCTGCTAAAGAAGAGAGCCCCAAG AGCCTGTGTCCTCAGGGACGGTCCTGCCTTgggacctttgcacttgctgttttctGTCATTGGAATGCTCTTTGCCAGAAAGCTGCAAGCCTCGCCCCTCTTTTCCTTCAAATCCCTGCTTCAGTGTCACCACTGCATCATAGGGGGCTTATTTAAG gCAAAACCACAACTTCTCCAAAAG
- the TMEM273 gene encoding transmembrane protein 273 isoform X4, whose protein sequence is MNSGVSMLRILFLLDVGGAQVLATGKPPGAEIDFKYALIGTAVGVAISAGFLALKICMIRRHLFEEDSSDLKSTPGGLSDTILLKKRAPRQNHNFSKRDAQVIEL, encoded by the exons ATGAACTCGGGGGTCAGCATGCTGAggatcctcttcctcctgg ATGTAGGAGGAGCTCAAGTGCTGGCAACAGGCAAGCCCCCTGGGGCTGAAATTG ATTTCAAGTACGCCCTCATCGGGACTGCTGTGGGTGTTGCCATATCTGCTGGCTTCCTGGCCCTGAAGATCTGCATGATTAGGAGGCACTTATTTGAAGAAGACTCTTCCGACCTGAAAAGCACGCCTGGGGGCCTCAGTG ACACCATCCTGCTAAAGAAGAGAGCCCCAAG gCAAAACCACAACTTCTCCAAAAG
- the TMEM273 gene encoding transmembrane protein 273 isoform X5 — MNSGVSMLRILFLLDVGGAQVLATGKPPGAEIDFKYALIGTAVGVAISAGFLALKICMIRRHLFEEDSSDLKSTPGGLSGKTTTSPKEMHR; from the exons ATGAACTCGGGGGTCAGCATGCTGAggatcctcttcctcctgg ATGTAGGAGGAGCTCAAGTGCTGGCAACAGGCAAGCCCCCTGGGGCTGAAATTG ATTTCAAGTACGCCCTCATCGGGACTGCTGTGGGTGTTGCCATATCTGCTGGCTTCCTGGCCCTGAAGATCTGCATGATTAGGAGGCACTTATTTGAAGAAGACTCTTCCGACCTGAAAAGCACGCCTGGGGGCCTCAGTG gCAAAACCACAACTTCTCCAAAAG